From the genome of Pieris brassicae chromosome Z, ilPieBrab1.1, whole genome shotgun sequence:
AGATGACAGCTGGAAATAGATAATAGCTAACATCGTTTGAGATGGAATGGTCGCGGTCGTTTTCACAACACTTGATAGGGATTGCATTGTTGAGAGTTGTAGATGGCAATAAATATCACTGTActagataattaaatatatgagagaGTGACCTATGAACTTAAAACCCAACCCTAAGCCCTACAGAGTACCCTAACATAAATAAGTACGgaatgtctgcaccaagagacctaacGTAACAGAGGGAGCCctggtacagataccggcaaatcTCTTgactgcgcaggcaaggacatttgttcaagatgtttgccggtatgtATGATCAGAGGTTcaaggtggtgggattatctgAAAGCTATCGGGCAATGGCATAGCTAAACTAACACAGTTCACGTATTTATGCACATATGCTTGGGCTTTGTCGCCAATATTGTTTTAGAGCTTTAACGAGTCTGTAGTCTTCAGTTTATGCTTCATGCTCATACTCTTTGTATGTACACCTTCGTGTTGTTGTGGAAGGATGTTCAACCCCAAAGTGAGGAACCTCGACCAGTCTAACCAccagtttttttattgaatggaatctcgctatTAGCCTCAAGGGCCTTTTCCCACAAGCCACAAAGGCGTCTTCTGCGAGGCCCTTCAGACCTTGACTTGCatcgtcgcggggtggtcaaccgcctgaagggcagggctaccaaaaacaatagaaaccAGACTGTGACAAGTACCCTTGGAAATAGTATCTAAACATAGTCTTTGAATCTCTGCACCGAGGGtagtttcaaaaaaaagataaaaagcgatagattatatttattaattcatattaagGAGTGACCCTCTTAGGGTCACGTGGGAACATTGATGTCTTCCTTATGTTGTCCAATCCGAGGTATAACATGACAACTCGTTCCAAGCCGATCCCACCACCTGTGAAAACCACTCGTTATTACTACTGTCCGTCATATAATTACTGTTAGgagagtttaaaaaaaatgtataatttttattggtaCAAAATTTCGTTCAAATTTCTTTTACGATAAATAAAGTACCAAGTTGGAATCCcggtaaaattaaaagaatgttttttttttaataaacttaacaaTTCCTTACCAGCGTGTGGTGGACATCCGAAGCTGAACGACTCTATATAAGCCGCGATTTTTGAgatatctgaaaaaaaaatatatgtatatgtcaaCATACAAACTTAGCAAAGGTATTCTACgtctttttatacaattatttgtaatttctatatactttttataaattttttggaCTTTCTATAGAATTTTCGTACTTTCTATAGAATTTTTGGACTTTCTATAGAATTTCTGGACTTTCTATAGAATTATCGGACTTTCTATAGAATTTTCGTACTTTCTATAGAATTTTTGGACTTTCTATAGAATTTCTGGACTTTCTATAGAATTTCTGGACTTTCTATAGAATTATCGGACTTTCTATAGAATTTTCGTACTTTCTATAGAATTTTTGGACTTTCTATAGAATTTCTGGACTTTCTATAGAATTTCTGGACTTTCTATAGAATTATCGGACTTTCTATAGAATTTTCGTACTTTCTATAGAATTTTTGGACTTTCTATAGAATTTCTGGACTTTCTATAGAATTTCTGGACTTTCTATAGAATTATCGGACtctctataatttttttttggacgTTCCATAGAATTTTCAGAATTTCTGGACTTTCTATAGAATTATCGGACTTTCTATAGAATTTTCGTACTTTCTATAGAATTTTTGGACTTTCTATAGAATTTCTGGTCTTTCTATGGAATTTCGGACTGTCTATAGAATTTTCggactttatataattttttttttactttctatcgaatttttcaaataatatattttttttaccaacCTATACCATGGTGCAGAGCGCGCTGCGTCAAGACCTCAGGATCATGAATCCTCTGAGCCCCGCTCAGTATTTCCTCACCCCTCATGAACATATCATAGGAGTTGGAGgctttctgaaaaaaaaaacacctttcAACAGCTGGAATTTTTGAACATTTCATTTCAACTGGTCACGCACAAGACGAAGGGCGGTATCAACAATACCGCATTTGTACACACCAGGGCACTCATCGCCAAAGGTCTCGCAAgtgcgctgccggccttttaagaaaaaagccTAAGCCTACGCAACGAATTTATTGGTTAAAGAGGGGGGTTATTATACTGCGTCACAGAGACTGAAGTGGGGTtatggtaaaaaaaatattgtattttagacGCCATATTTTTAGACGCCATATTTGTTTACAACACTGTGACGTCACTATATGAAAACACTTACCTCATTATTAGGATCGGGCATAGTGTAAAATGGCCGGACAGCTAACGGGTACTTGTCCAAGATATAGAAGTCTGTGTCATATTTTGCCTTAACAAGACGACCGAGAAGTTTCTCATCTGGTGTCGATAAGTCGTCCTCCTCACCCACTGTTACACCTGAAATGGATGGATTGATTTTGGTGAAATTTTTAACGAATCTTGTTTCTTTAACATTGATGGATTGTTCTTGATTCATTTTACTTATCTTCTATAAACACGAATTACATTTTGTCAAACATGCTCAAACGTCAAACTTAAGCTGTCATCTGTCACCTgtcataaaaaagaaaagagcTCATACCAGCCTCCTTCAACATCTGTATGGCACGGGGGAACTCCAGCCGCAAGGGTGGGTCCAGGAATTTAAACGGTTCAACTTTGAACTGCTGACCCACGGTTAAGATTTCTGATGCGAATCtgtaagttaaatttaactgttttaatatttttaataaaaataaatgcatttctcAGGTCTTTTTCTTCAATATTGGTATTGTATAATCAAACACACACCTCTGCAACACACCATAGACAAAGACAGACACATCTACGACATACCATAGACAAAGACAGACATCTCTACAGCACACCATAGACAAAAACAGACATCTCTACATCACACCATAGACAAAGACAGACACATCTACGACATACCATAGACAAAGACAGACATCTCTACAACACACCATAGACAAAGACAGACATCTCTACAGCACACCATAGACAAAGACAGACATCTCTACAACACACCATAGACAAAGACAGACATCTCTACAACACACCATAGACAAAGACAGACATCTCTACAGCACACCATAGACAAAGACAGACATCTCTACAACACACCATAGACAAAGACAGACATCTCTACAACACACCATAGACAAAGACAGACATCTCTACAACACACCATAGACAAAGACAGACATCTCTACATCACACCATAGACATAGACAAACTTATCAACGACACACCAAAGACAAAGGCACATAACTCTAAAACACATCATAGACAAAGACATACACCTCTGCAACATATAAGAAAACTCACTCTTCCTGCAATCCTCTAAAAATGTCCGTAAACGTCTGACCGATGGTCTCCATGACCTCGTGGTAATGATGCTTGAACGACATTTCAATGTCGAGGCCAACGAACTCCGTCAAATGACGGTGCGTGTTCGAGTCCTCGGCACGAAACACAGCACCTATTGTGAAcacctaataaaaaaaaacaaatattttaattcaatatttccAGACAAGCCATCGAAATTCTATCAGTCTGTCTCCGAAGAAATTATACACATTTACAAGCATATTACGTCATCAACTAACGACGGTTTTGTCACGTgacatttgaaattaaaataatggatTTCAATGTGATGATTACCCGACACGTAAAAACTTTCCCTTTATTAGAGAAATTATGTCTTgaattttttagttatttatttagttctcAAAGGTAAaggttaatgttttaaaaaaaatagtttgtatACCGTCCGTCAGATGGCGGGTttcgatttaaaattgatttaaaacgcggtattgttttgtttagacAATTCTAGttacaatttcaaataaaaaaaaaactttagacCTTGTCAAAATCAGCTGCAATAGCCATTTGCTTATACAGCTGCGGGCTTTGGGCCAAATACGCGTTGGACTTGAAGTATGACACGGTGAAGACGTTGGCCCCACCCTCAGATGCAGCCGAGATGATCTTGGGCGTGTGAATTTCGACAAAACCTGGAAAGACATCTTGAATTTGGAAGTGGCATGCGCGTGCGACTGTCCCTCCTCAAACGTGAGGAACTTGCTTCATGGAACAAATAaagaggcccagacctaaaaggttgtatcgAGAACATCGAGACCCAATCAGgcacaggctgatcacctacttgcctcaTGAAAATGATGAATAGAACCCATACCTAAAAAGCAGCAGCAGTCGTCCAGCACCATCTATTGGGATttctaaataacaatatttttgaattatttgacAATTCACAAGACTTCtgataataaataaccttTCTTGGTGAGTATATCCCTGAAGAGTCGGCACACACCGGCCTCGAGCCTGAATATTGCTTGGTTAGCCGGAGTACGAAGGTCCAAGATTCGGTTGTCCAACCTCGTGTCTTGGTTCACACGGATTTTTAGGGCTTCCGGGTCCTGAAACAAAAcactgatataaaaaaaactaccacCGAAGACCAGTATTCAACAAAGAGTTGTTTAGTTGATTCCGCCTGACTCGTTTCATCACCGAATAAGCCGTATTAGTAAAATTCATcagcatcaccttgatggctggaagtcaTCCACAGTCACAAGACAATTTCTTtggggtgtccatgggctagATGCAtggatgactgccctttttaggcatataaaaacaaacaggGACCTGGGAAAAGAGTTGGAAGAACAAAAATATGGCCTGATTGATAGAAATAGAGGAGTATTGGCAATGATCCTCCAGTGGCTTTAGTGGGTATGTAGTCATAGCATTTCATGTTCTAGACTACCACAGACGCCGCATTGAACAGCTTCTCAGGCACGGGCGCCCTTAATCGCGTAGCCCcaggtaaaataaaagaaaaagaaagccTTCACCCATAGGGGGAGGTCAGGGGTTCATATCCAGAGGTTATAACTACTTATATTGAAAGAAAGATTGAAAGTTTATTGGGTATGTACCAATAGAACAAATGGACAACACAATGGAAGGGAAAAGAAGAGTGGGCCGGCCAAAAAGGCGGGCTGATTGATATAAATAGCAGAGCATTGACAATGAGGGACAAAGGGTTGAAAAGGCCTTCAAGAGGAGTCCATATCTACAGCCGAGTTTTGAAAAAGGGTCGGCCTGCGTAGACCGCCCTTAGTGGCTGAACCTtcctgtataaaaaaattctataacTTAGCCAATTTTGAGTTCTAACAATGTTTGTATGGCCTTAAGTCTAATACATACATCCGTTTCCGGTCTCGCCGCGTCTTCAACTTGTAACGGTAATTGAGTCTTCGCCGCTGACACAATCCAAATTTCAGAAGCGAATAACTCATAATCCTTTATCGTACAAGATTCAACGGGTGAGGCGGTCTTGACCACTGTCGCTTGAACGTCTACTATGGACTCTTTGGAGATGCTGAAAGGGAAATTCAATTAAGATATAAATGGGAGTAGATTTCTGTGGCAAGTGATCGGGATTGTCAGGGTCTcaggtttcttcacgatgtcttccttcgaTCGTACGTGCTTCTTATTTTTTCGTGGGTTAATGCGTTACGCATACCACTGGCACTGTTTCCTCGTGGAGGGTGGTGGAGCTCACTGCTATGCATACCCACTAAATCCCCACGGCGCCACCAGCCATTGCCTGTGCCATTACAGCAGTAGTTTTGCCAGCATCCAACCTCGCGATCAGCCGTTGAAAATCCTAGTCCAATATGTCCACGAATGATGTGGATTGGATCTTGGCACAGCAAGGACCAATCACATCGCCCAATTTGCACTGATTTGTCATTCCGTATCACCCAACATCCAGTAGAACTAGGACCAGTTGTACAAGACTCCGCTGATATCACATCACACCTTGAGTCAGTGTCGGTGCTGTGGAGTGTTAGTGAGTATGCAGCAAATACACCAAATTTCTCATTTCCCCACGTAAAAGAAATGGGTCATTGAGCTGAGTTGTGATAGTCCTTGCCTTCATAGCGGGAAGTCCAACCTACGTCATTAAAGACCGCTAAGAGGCGTGGTTTGTACTCGCGGGCTGTTGATGTGTACCACGGTGTCTGGTGGTACCGTGGGGTTTCAGTGATTACGCACAGTACCACGTTTCACATAACCCTCTGGAGTACAATTTCCCCACGTAAAAGGGCGAATTAGCTGATGTGAGTAATGTCCTTGCTATGCCAAGGTTCTTCCCACATCATTAAAGACCGCAGGGGAAGATCGAAGACATGAGAGGCGTGACTTGACGGCTGATCACATAGACTTACCTGCCGCCACAGTGGCTGGTGGCAGCTGTCCCAATAAACCCTCGGAAACGTCAAGAACACGACCAATATGACACGCAGTATATCGACTTACTTGCCAGTAAATTTGACCATTTGCTTGCTGACTTCCCTCACATCATTGACGCTGATCAGCAATTGAATGGTGGCACTATTCTGTCTCAATACAGCAAAACATTGCTTGCCTTTCGCTCTTGATGTTTGGAGACGAGCtgaaatcataatttaaacaaataaaatgtctcATGAGGCAAGAAGGTAATCAGCCTTTGCCTGATTGGATCTAATGCCGGTGTTACCATGTTCCCGCTACAAgcttttaggtcttggcctcttatgtatatgtttaatagGCGAGGTGATCAGCCCTCGGTGCCTAAGGGtctaaggtttcctcacgatgtttcccttcacACACAAAGCCCATTCGTGTACAgatcgacctcagggataagttACACAAAGCTAGGCCAACATTTGGATTATTTGGAGATTGGTAAACGGTTCAATTGATGTGTTTCCCAACGTAAATTACGATGACAACACGCAATATCATACACATTTTACAGATCGGTCAATATCATTGACATCTTATAGACTTGTCAATGTCAAGTCAGTACTGAATACACAATGTGACAGAAAGTGTCttcatacattaaaatttgatatttatgaGTAACTTTAGTTCAGGCTTCGAttggattatattattaaatatattttagtttttcaacAGATATTGATTgatgtcttctataaaacAGTAGTACACTGTTCTATTGTCAATAACTTCCGCTGCGTTCGCACCTTGGTAATTTATAGCCTATTTTCATCAGGGATGGTACTTATGTTGTAAGAATTTTACATAACTCCAGTTTTGGAGTCTGGAGGCAAACATTCCTATACTTTATTCATTAAAGCGGAGTTACTTCTTCTTCAACTTCTTGAATATGTCACGTGTCAAatccaatatttttaacaacaggCGTCGTACTTACCTCGGACCCAAACATTCTGTCCAGCGAACTCCTCACCCATATCCTTTACATCAACATACTCTCTTTCCATATACGACCCATCCGATTGAATCAGCTTGTACGTTCCATATTTGCCCTCAGATATGTCAGGCTCGTCATTTTGTGCTTGTACCGGGCCCTGGAACATAACAGCACCTTTTAACCGACTTCTATAATAAACCCCATTCAAATATTAGTGACTTtagatatacaatttttttttttaattcaacatCTCACCCGCAAACCGCTGCCCAACAAAATGGTGACGCAGTTGATGTAACACGCttgtaaacaaaagtttttaaagtgttataaattttaattaacaaatatttttttttttgatcaAAAATAGTCTCCAACTGCTCCAAGTATTAGGGTTTGACAGACGAAGACATTAGTCTTCTCCATAACGCGTTAAAGCCACACAAATTGTTATATTCAGTGCAGAGGTTGTTTCAGCGCAGGGTAATCCCAGGTAGTCCTGGAATACGTTGTGGCTTCCCAAGTCGAAAACCTCGGAGCAGTGAGGTGGCCGTGAAGCGAATTGCCTAAGAAACTTTtgagcttctggaaggaggtaggctggcttaattagccaggacttagGGCACCAAATGGGCGTCTAAGTGCAGAAACTGAGTCAACaccacatttataaataaaattaatacattagtGGCCCTACAAccatttaggtctgggcctcagatgtctgtttacatttcatgatcatttgtcaatctaataggcatgaGAGATCACCATCCTGCGCCTGATATACGCCGTCAACTTATTGGGTTTAAGGCCAGGTTtccccacgatgttttccttcacctttgCGAAGGCCATTGGCGTACAGCcagggatcaaacctacgacatCAGGCATGAGAgccgctgaagccactaggccaacctTTTGATACCTTATGCTCCGCCTTCTTTTGCTGTTTTTCAGCTGCCTTTGCTGCTTTTTTCGCTGCTTTCTTGCTTGGTACATCACCTTCCATTGTTACTTTCTCCTCAGACACCACCATTATTtatctgaaaatattattactctTTATAAAGAGAATATCCTCGACCAGTCTAACGTGTGGACGTGTGGAAGAAGGAACTACTCCTCCGACCTGAATGAAGCATCTTTGAATCATCCAAAGACCAGAATGACgagatttatacatatatggcCAGCGGGAAATACTTCGATAGCGCgtttcatataattataatttacaatgggagtgtccatgggtggctcATTAGAGCCTCCTGCAttccttttataaaaaaaatcgctgaattgtcttaattttttttgtcggagacttattttacttttattcttTCAGTATTTTACAGTACTAAGCCAACACGGTATTGTCGAAACAAAAAAccatattaatacataaatgcgcacatagaaagaaaatccattgatgcacagccagggattgaacctacgacctcagagatgacagtcgcacgctgaagccactaggtcaacacagCTCTCAATTAAATTAGTCAGTCACAGCTAAAATCACATTAATATTGTCATTTCACTCCAATATACTTGTAGTTTTTCATTAAGCTCTGGAAAACACTATCAACGTTGTGGTTTGACGACACCATATCgacagtttgaagagtttcgtttcgagtttgagagTGGCACAAAAatggaactaaatttaaattaccagTCCACAGGCTAGGCTCATCTAACTACATCGATCCATGTCATTGGCCTAGTTGCTGTTTAGTTATaaggctaggctgttgatTAAGCGACTAATTAAGGTAGTTGGCTGTGACATAGACATATTGTCCTGTATTGTAGATATTgatgtcttctataaaactgtagtacattgctctattgtcaatagtttccaCAGCATATGGGAATCTTTATTGGTCTTTACAGGTTAACACTAAGGTCATTTATAGCATATATTCATGAGGGATTTATGAATCTAAtggtgaaataattattacaattattggaAATGCAAACAAATCTGTTCTTTATCTACATGCAAAGTATGTGCCATTTATAAGATATGAACAGTTCCCTCTGGGTACAATCTTCTATTCAtcaaaatgtcaaaattatttacttatgtatttatattaataaacaatctaCCAACATACCTTCATACTATAAATACAGAGAGATTCTGAATTTTTGTGTTAACTGGGCTGTTAtgaatgtaaagaaataaataaattagattattacgattattaattaactattatgaTAACAgatgtttcatttaatttaactgaTAAAAGCATGTCAACGCatggcacactgatacattggtaaaagtacacaaaatacaatatttaatatgacaaGCAAACATGACATACATGTAGAggtcatacaaatattaaacacaaacAACTAACTAATTTGATTTGTTTGTCTGTGGAAAAGACACTACTTTTGtcctgttatataaatttttattcaagttCTCTAGTTGGAAAATTTtggtttttaaagtaattgtttttaagtaaaataacaaactataaacattgtttcgaaaaatacatatttcagcAACACATCATTTCAttcatcataaatatatttagtttattttatttcaacacAATCATCGGAACACTGACATCAAATGACAAATATTGCTTAATTAAGCCAACAAAATTTACTACCtacctacatagtaatcaTCATAAATTAAGATGTGGCTAATGACACACTATAATCTATTGATATTTACATGTAGCAACTGTAAAGCCATCGTAATAGTATTGCATGAGTCATGATGCAATGATGCAATAGTGGTGACAGAAATAATCCTCCACTGCTAATGCATAACTtactttacaaatttaaaatgttcttGTGTCACAGTGTTcatttcatactttgattaaagTCCTCTAAAGTtacgtgttttttttagatatgttGGCTGGTTGAATAATAGGTTGTTAgccattttatatatatagtgtaaactctatataacaaCAATCAAGGGACCATGCATATTTTGATGTTACAAATAGTTGTTGTTAAATGGAAATAAGAAAAATCTgtattagaaaatgaaaaagtttatttcatactagtgttttacattttaaaaaatcttatttgaaCGCTATTGGGTATAgcctgttatttttattttcgtctGACATCTTTTGCTGGTCCAATTATGttgaactttattaatattttgctaTATTTAGGGATCTTTATGTTAAAGCCTGACATCTTAAAATGTTTGGTAAGTATGATGCAGACAGTCAAGTTTAATACGGGCTAGGACAATAAAGCGATAACAGAATGAAAACAGTTGTGTAGTTTCAACTTATTTCGGtaacttaaaaagtattttttactatttaattcACATTATTGAGGatgggtgtaatgctatgaaGAGTGCATCactgtatggaag
Proteins encoded in this window:
- the LOC123718849 gene encoding aspartate--tRNA ligase, cytoplasmic, whose translation is MVVSEEKVTMEGDVPSKKAAKKAAKAAEKQQKKAEHKGPVQAQNDEPDISEGKYGTYKLIQSDGSYMEREYVDVKDMGEEFAGQNVWVRARLQTSRAKGKQCFAVLRQNSATIQLLISVNDVREVSKQMVKFTGNISKESIVDVQATVVKTASPVESCTIKDYELFASEIWIVSAAKTQLPLQVEDAARPETDDPEALKIRVNQDTRLDNRILDLRTPANQAIFRLEAGVCRLFRDILTKKGFVEIHTPKIISAASEGGANVFTVSYFKSNAYLAQSPQLYKQMAIAADFDKVFTIGAVFRAEDSNTHRHLTEFVGLDIEMSFKHHYHEVMETIGQTFTDIFRGLQEEFASEILTVGQQFKVEPFKFLDPPLRLEFPRAIQMLKEAGVTVGEEDDLSTPDEKLLGRLVKAKYDTDFYILDKYPLAVRPFYTMPDPNNEKASNSYDMFMRGEEILSGAQRIHDPEVLTQRALHHGIDISKIAAYIESFSFGCPPHAGGGIGLERVVMLYLGLDNIRKTSMFPRDPKRVTP